One region of Dryobates pubescens isolate bDryPub1 chromosome 20, bDryPub1.pri, whole genome shotgun sequence genomic DNA includes:
- the SRSF2 gene encoding serine/arginine-rich splicing factor 2, whose product MSYGRPPPDVEGMTSLKVDNLTYRTSPDTLRRVFEKYGRVGDVYIPRDRYTKESRGFAFVRFHDKRDAEDAMDAMDGAVLDGRELRVQMARYGRPPDSHHSRRGPPPRRYGSSGYGRRSRSPRRRRRSRSRSRSRSRSRSRSRYSRSKSRSRTRSRSRSTSKSRSARRSKSKSSSVSRSRSRSRSRSRSRSPPPASKRESNSRSRSKSPPKSPEEEGAVSS is encoded by the exons ATGAGTTACGGGCGCCCTCCGCCAGACGTGGAGGGCATGACGTCCCTCAAGGTGGACAACCTGACCTACCGTACGTCCCCGGACACGCTTCGGAGGGTCTTCGAGAAGTACGGCCGCGTAGGCGACGTCTACATCCCCCGGGACCGCTACACCAAGGAGAGCCGCGGGTTCGCTTTCGTCCGTTTCCACGACAAACGTGATGCCGAGGACGCGATGGACGCCATGGACGGGGCCGTGCTGGATGGCCGTGAGCTCCGTGTGCAGATGGCTCGCTACGGCCGCCCGCCCGACTCGCACCACAGCCGGCGTGGGCCGCCGCCGCGCCGCTACGGGAGCAGTGGCTACGGCCGCCGCAGCCGCAG CCCTAGAAGACGCCGTCGCAGCCGATCTAGAAGCAGGAGCCGCTCTAGATCCCGCAGTCGGTCCCGCTACAGTCGGTCTAAATCCCGCTCTCGCACACGGTCTCGGTCTCGTTCCACCTCGAAGTCCAGGTCTGCCAGGAGATCCAAGTCAAAGTCCTCGTCTGTCTCCAGATCCCGGTCCAGGTCAAGATCCCGATCCAGATCTCGAAGCCCTCCCCCTGCGTCAAAGAGGGAATCCAACTCTAGATCCAGATCTAAGAGCCCTCCCAAGTCTCCGGAAGAAGAAGGAGCTGTGTCTTCTTAG